A window from Candidatus Polarisedimenticolia bacterium encodes these proteins:
- a CDS encoding pyridoxal-phosphate dependent enzyme, whose product MPTRWDASRTALASIAEAVGRTPLVRLNRVAADVRPEVLLKLEWYGPTGSLKDRIYLHMFERAE is encoded by the coding sequence ATGCCGACCCGGTGGGACGCGTCTCGCACCGCGCTAGCGTCGATCGCCGAGGCGGTCGGGCGCACGCCGCTCGTCAGACTGAATCGCGTGGCCGCCGACGTCCGGCCGGAGGTCTTGCTGAAGCTCGAGTGGTACGGCCCCACCGGCAGCCTCAAAGACCGGATCTACCTGCACATGTTCGAGCGCGCCGAG